One Brachyspira pilosicoli P43/6/78 genomic window carries:
- a CDS encoding SAM-dependent methyltransferase encodes MEEAQNKFKFIKSSDNVLDVGCSPGSFSQYMLNKIIKTGSVVGVDILPNSFSHQRFKFILGDIKEMDASTFDNIEFDVVVSDAMPNTTSDRETNHLRSIGLCEKIFYLAKDVLKDNGNFFIKVFDGKDLPNFKKELNDYFDSVTVFKPKSSRDESREVFLFAKGFKKLKG; translated from the coding sequence TTGGAAGAGGCACAAAATAAATTTAAGTTTATTAAATCTTCTGATAATGTGCTTGATGTAGGGTGTTCTCCTGGTTCTTTTAGTCAATATATGCTTAATAAGATTATTAAAACGGGTTCTGTTGTGGGAGTGGATATACTTCCTAATAGCTTCTCTCATCAGAGATTTAAATTTATTCTTGGCGATATAAAAGAGATGGACGCTTCTACTTTTGATAATATAGAGTTTGATGTTGTTGTTAGTGATGCTATGCCTAATACTACTTCAGATAGAGAAACTAATCATTTGCGTTCTATTGGTTTATGCGAGAAGATATTTTATTTGGCAAAAGATGTTTTAAAAGATAACGGCAATTTTTTTATAAAGGTTTTTGATGGTAAAGATTTGCCTAATTTTAAAAAAGAGCTTAATGATTATTTTGATTCTGTAACAGTGTTTAAGCCAAAAAGTTCTAGAGATGAAAGCAGAGAAGTATTTTTATTTGCGAAGGGTTTTAAAAAGTTAAAAGGGTAG
- a CDS encoding L-lactate MFS transporter codes for MNYTKKRWFILFVVCLANLCLGSIYTWSVFAAPMAEYLSGILGKTLTSADLAIVYTIANSVGPITMISGGWVNDKFGPKKVLFVGGMMWGLGMLLSGFATSVGFLIVSYALIGGLGLGMAYGTAISSCIKFFPDKSGLVGGIITAVYGFGSVALPPIVTAIVNKFDAPTAFKIVGIAFCIILAFCSFTIEKCPPNFIPDGWTPREKKKSNSAPVNKDWKGMLQTPAFYVMILLFTCGAFTGMMITSQASAVARNLVGMSAIAASTAVSVLALFNVFGRILAGYSSDKIGRILTLAFSCVLGAIGLLCLYKSGEGTNVIFYIAISIVGLCFGSFMGVFPGFTASKFGTLNNSVNYGIMFIGVAIAGYFGPTVMGSIYRQYGTYQNAFLVACALNIFGIVLTIIYSILDKREKRANS; via the coding sequence ATGAATTACACAAAAAAGAGATGGTTTATACTTTTTGTGGTATGTTTAGCCAATTTATGTTTAGGCTCAATTTATACTTGGAGTGTATTTGCAGCACCTATGGCAGAATATTTATCTGGAATATTAGGAAAAACATTAACTTCTGCAGATTTAGCCATAGTATATACAATAGCTAATAGTGTAGGACCTATCACAATGATAAGCGGCGGTTGGGTTAATGATAAATTTGGACCTAAAAAAGTTTTGTTTGTAGGCGGAATGATGTGGGGACTTGGAATGCTTCTTTCTGGTTTTGCTACAAGTGTAGGATTTTTAATTGTATCTTATGCATTAATAGGCGGTCTTGGTTTAGGAATGGCATATGGTACGGCAATAAGCAGCTGCATAAAATTCTTCCCAGATAAAAGCGGATTGGTAGGCGGTATTATCACTGCAGTATATGGTTTTGGTTCTGTAGCTCTTCCTCCTATAGTTACTGCGATAGTTAATAAATTTGATGCTCCTACTGCTTTCAAAATTGTTGGTATAGCTTTTTGTATTATACTTGCTTTTTGTTCTTTTACTATAGAAAAATGTCCTCCAAACTTTATACCAGATGGTTGGACTCCTAGAGAAAAGAAAAAATCAAATTCTGCTCCTGTAAATAAAGATTGGAAAGGAATGCTTCAAACTCCTGCCTTTTATGTGATGATACTTTTATTTACTTGCGGAGCTTTTACTGGAATGATGATTACTTCTCAGGCTTCAGCAGTTGCAAGGAATTTAGTTGGTATGAGTGCTATTGCTGCTAGTACTGCAGTATCTGTATTAGCATTATTTAATGTATTTGGAAGGATTTTAGCTGGTTATTCTTCAGACAAAATAGGAAGAATATTAACATTAGCTTTTTCATGCGTACTTGGAGCAATAGGTTTATTATGCCTTTACAAATCAGGAGAAGGCACTAATGTGATATTCTATATTGCCATATCAATAGTAGGTCTTTGTTTTGGTTCATTTATGGGAGTTTTCCCTGGATTTACAGCTTCAAAATTTGGAACATTAAATAACAGTGTTAATTATGGAATAATGTTTATTGGTGTTGCTATAGCTGGATATTTTGGACCAACTGTTATGGGAAGCATATATCGTCAATACGGTACTTATCAGAATGCATTTTTGGTGGCATGTGCTTTGAATATTTTTGGAATAGTATTAACAATAATATATTCAATTTTAGATAAAAGAG
- a CDS encoding PadR family transcriptional regulator, with amino-acid sequence MGVLKYAILGLLNQKSMTGYDITKEFEEALCEFWSAKHSQIYPELKSLNEQGMVEYKIEISGNVLEKKLYSITELGKKDFMKWLESKIDIPPTFKDEFRLQLFFSDFLSDKNREELIKNHLNQHRDRLEHLRNNQKKFDSIPEKNTNAFSDYLVLLGAIMREENTCKWLEKCLELCNS; translated from the coding sequence ATGGGTGTATTAAAGTATGCTATTTTGGGACTTTTAAATCAAAAAAGCATGACGGGATATGATATTACAAAAGAATTTGAAGAGGCTTTGTGCGAATTTTGGAGTGCAAAACATAGCCAAATATATCCGGAATTAAAAAGTCTTAATGAACAGGGTATGGTAGAATATAAAATAGAAATATCAGGTAATGTATTAGAGAAGAAATTATATTCAATAACTGAGCTTGGTAAAAAAGACTTTATGAAATGGCTTGAATCAAAAATAGATATTCCTCCTACATTTAAAGATGAGTTTAGACTGCAGTTGTTTTTCTCAGATTTTTTATCAGACAAAAATAGAGAAGAATTAATAAAAAATCATCTTAATCAGCATAGAGATAGATTAGAGCATTTAAGAAACAACCAAAAAAAATTTGACTCTATTCCAGAAAAAAATACAAATGCTTTTAGTGACTATTTAGTATTGTTAGGAGCTATTATGCGTGAAGAGAATACTTGCAAATGGCTTGAGAAATGTTTAGAGTTATGTAATTCATAA
- a CDS encoding tetratricopeptide repeat protein: MTIYIIVFIVVFSILLFIASKILPKLYSKYVQSDMDRVNNYIASEKYNLAIKKLRDILSKNKSHNKSYKIYKIIGDCYYKMGEYPFAIVEYRHAIDTGDNSPETVISLGRSLNAIGRKEESLAQFLSLLKLGGEYKVNVSIEIGKIYYDNGQYNTAFQFFENALENDSTNKEALKYKAYCYVSAGNYNEAIVIMNGIINKYPNDPALNYNLGRAYKGKLDCKNAIKHYKISSKDREYAIKSLYEIALCYIELNNIEFAIKYLEMAIAYDGIDRELNLAILYQLSECYSRMENLNKAIEYLENIIIIDPNYKDANKKLNEYKESRYSDNIKNFFKLDENDFADLALKIVSSMNLIPYSLKTTDKKYVIIFAKDGKSVHSTKKIVFFRMSYSPIFNEELIQLYDYAVNSNIVNSVLVTCAMATPDAIRYAAMSRIDIVGIKRLENLVEKSTFTSVPVGITRTEEKLDWII; this comes from the coding sequence ATGACTATTTATATTATAGTATTTATTGTAGTATTTTCTATATTGCTTTTTATTGCAAGTAAAATACTTCCAAAATTGTATTCAAAATATGTCCAGTCCGATATGGATAGAGTAAATAATTATATAGCATCAGAAAAATATAATTTGGCAATAAAAAAACTAAGAGATATACTCTCAAAAAATAAATCACATAATAAATCTTATAAAATATATAAAATTATAGGCGATTGCTATTATAAAATGGGTGAATATCCTTTTGCTATAGTTGAATATAGACATGCAATAGATACTGGAGATAATTCTCCTGAAACAGTAATATCTTTAGGCAGGTCTTTAAATGCTATAGGAAGAAAAGAAGAATCATTAGCACAGTTTTTATCATTATTAAAATTGGGCGGAGAGTATAAAGTAAATGTATCTATAGAAATAGGTAAAATATACTATGATAATGGTCAATATAATACAGCTTTTCAATTTTTTGAGAATGCTTTAGAGAATGATTCTACAAATAAAGAGGCTTTAAAATATAAGGCATATTGTTATGTTAGTGCTGGTAACTATAATGAAGCTATAGTTATAATGAATGGTATTATTAACAAATATCCTAATGATCCTGCTTTGAATTATAATTTAGGACGTGCATATAAAGGAAAATTAGACTGCAAAAACGCTATTAAACATTATAAAATATCTAGCAAAGATAGAGAATATGCTATTAAATCATTGTATGAGATAGCTTTATGTTATATAGAATTGAATAATATAGAGTTTGCTATAAAATATTTGGAAATGGCTATTGCTTATGATGGTATTGATAGAGAATTGAATTTGGCTATATTATATCAATTGTCTGAATGCTACAGCAGAATGGAAAATCTTAATAAGGCTATAGAATACTTAGAAAATATAATTATAATAGACCCAAATTATAAAGATGCTAATAAGAAATTAAATGAATATAAAGAGTCAAGATATAGTGATAATATTAAAAACTTCTTTAAGCTAGATGAAAATGACTTTGCTGATTTGGCATTAAAAATAGTATCTTCTATGAATTTGATTCCATATTCATTAAAGACTACAGACAAGAAATATGTTATAATTTTCGCTAAAGATGGTAAGAGTGTTCATTCTACTAAAAAGATAGTATTTTTTAGAATGTCTTATAGTCCTATATTTAATGAAGAGCTTATACAGTTATATGATTATGCTGTTAATTCTAATATAGTTAATTCTGTGCTTGTAACTTGTGCTATGGCTACTCCTGATGCTATAAGATATGCTGCTATGTCTAGAATTGATATAGTTGGTATTAAACGTTTAGAAAACTTAGTAGAAAAATCTACATTTACAAGCGTTCCTGTTGGTATTACTAGGACTGAAGAAAAATTAGATTGGATTATATAA